A stretch of DNA from Vibrio rhizosphaerae:
GAACTGGTGACCTTGTCGAATCAGATGGATGATGTGCTGATGATTGCCACAGAGAGCCGTGATGGTGCAGAACAGAGTCGGGAAGTGGTGCGCGAGATTCGTCACGCGCTGGATGATGTCAATGTCCGGATGGAGAGCATGGAACAGACCGCGCAGACGTTGGGCAAGGAAAGCGTCCGGATTGCCGATACCATTAAAGTGATTACCGGTATTGCCGAGCAGACCAATTTGCTGGCCTTGAATGCTGCCATCGAAGCCGCCCGGGCAGGGGATGTCGGACGCGGCTTTGCCGTCGTTGCCGATGAAGTCCGTTTGCTGGCGGATCGCACCAGAAGTTCAACGGCAGATATCAGTGAGATCATTAATTCACTGATTGGCCCGATTGAAGAAATGGTGTCTCAGACACTGGCAGTCGGACAACAGATGAAAAGTGTCGGGGATGAAGTGACGAATTTCCATGGCAATTTTGACAAGGTTGCCAACGCATCCCAGCAAACTATCTCGTTAATGAATCAGGCGAAGGACTGTTCGTTTGCATCGTTGATTAAACTGGATCATGTCATTTATAAACAGAATGGCTATATCGCATTGGAATCAAACGGCGAAGGTGAGGAGGCAAAAGCAGTTCAGGTTGATCACTTCAATTGCCGGATGGGGCAATGGTATTACGAAGGTGAGGGATATACCGCATTTAGCCAGACAAATGCCTACCATCGTTTAGAAGAGCACCACAAAGCTGTGCATGACAGTATGCAAGCAGCGCTGCAATTGGTGCGTGAAGATTGGCTTGCAGACGATGAGGTGCTGAATCGTCTGGTGGCGATGGTCGATAAAGCTGAGTATGCCAGTAACCGTGTCATCGAATATGTCTCTGAAATGGTCAGGGAAAAACATCATCACGCATAGAGGTGCTGGGGCGATCGCATAAACAAATGCCGGATAAACAAAAAAGACCCGATATGATTGGGTCTTTTCTGCCATTGTGCGCCCATGCCTTGATATGTCTGTTCCTCAGGCAGAAACGACAAACTCAGCATGAGAACGCATTAATGAACCTTACTTAAATCAACCAATGGTTTTTTCACCTGCTTGACCGGGCGTTTGCCTTGAATGTCTGCGACAGCCGCTAAAGCC
This window harbors:
- a CDS encoding methyl-accepting chemotaxis protein, with translation MMRHTSQVSSNILFQRQKFLIICSVFTIVIIGLSISNIYDHGFNYFNIFLPIFTVIFSAYAYWDQLQPLMVLKRICDALNEAKKGNVHIRITDTKGLGEVGHVAWALNDFLDIVETNFKELSNTFQRTSKGVFYRRGLVDGMPGEFFETMRSINEAIESMQQAHVFSRKNRLKSELHHLNTTNLIVNLKNNQEELVTLSNQMDDVLMIATESRDGAEQSREVVREIRHALDDVNVRMESMEQTAQTLGKESVRIADTIKVITGIAEQTNLLALNAAIEAARAGDVGRGFAVVADEVRLLADRTRSSTADISEIINSLIGPIEEMVSQTLAVGQQMKSVGDEVTNFHGNFDKVANASQQTISLMNQAKDCSFASLIKLDHVIYKQNGYIALESNGEGEEAKAVQVDHFNCRMGQWYYEGEGYTAFSQTNAYHRLEEHHKAVHDSMQAALQLVREDWLADDEVLNRLVAMVDKAEYASNRVIEYVSEMVREKHHHA